A stretch of Rhododendron vialii isolate Sample 1 chromosome 4a, ASM3025357v1 DNA encodes these proteins:
- the LOC131324702 gene encoding uncharacterized protein LOC131324702 isoform X1 has protein sequence MAVPGRRNGMLDEDEEEQDALFQEEEDDDDVDELLETESDTPPHLRDLASASELGDVDALRRALDNLSGSIDEPVEDGDTALHLACLYGYLPCVQLLLERGASLEVKDQDGAIPLHDACASGFTEIVEVLINSTSNPEAVKRVLESVDVEGDTPLHHAARGEHEDVIGLLLAAGASPTKTNLYGKAPSELADPNTEARRILEAAANAM, from the exons atGGCGGTACCAGGGAGGCGAAACGGTATGCTGgacgaagacgaagaagaacaagatgctctttttcaagaagaagaagacgacgacgacgtcGACGAACTTCTGGAAACCGAGTCCGACACGCCTCCGCACCTCCGTGACCTCGCCTCCGCCTCCGAGCTCGGCGACGTCGACGCCCTCCGCCGCGCTCTAG ATAACTTGAGTGGCAGCATAGATGAACCAGTGGAAGATGGGGACACTGCTCTTCATCTTGCTTGTCTCTATGGCTATCTACCTTGTGTCCAG CTATTGTTGGAAAGAGGAGCTAGCTTGGAGGTCAAGGATCAAGATGGGGCAATTCCTCTGCATGATGCATGTGCAAGCG GATTTACGGAGATAGTTGAAGTTCTAATTAACAGCACCAGCAATCCAGAGGCCGTGAAGAGAGTGCTAGAATCAGTTGATGTTGAAGGTGATACT CCTCTTCATCATGCGGCCAGAGGTGAACACGAAGATGTTATAGGATTGCTACTGGCTGCTGGTGCTTCTCCTACAAAGACAAATCTCTATGGCAAG GCCCCAAGTGAGCTGGCTGATCCTAATACAGAAGCTAGGAGAATTCTCGAAGCTGCTGCCAATGCCATGTAA
- the LOC131324702 gene encoding uncharacterized protein LOC131324702 isoform X2: MAVPGRRNGMLDEDEEEQDALFQEEEDDDDVDELLETESDTPPHLRDLASASELGDVDALRRALDNLSGSIDEPVEDGDTALHLACLYGYLPCVQLLLERGASLEVKDQDGAIPLHDACASGFTEIVEVLINSTSNPEAVKRVLESVDVEGDTAPSELADPNTEARRILEAAANAM, from the exons atGGCGGTACCAGGGAGGCGAAACGGTATGCTGgacgaagacgaagaagaacaagatgctctttttcaagaagaagaagacgacgacgacgtcGACGAACTTCTGGAAACCGAGTCCGACACGCCTCCGCACCTCCGTGACCTCGCCTCCGCCTCCGAGCTCGGCGACGTCGACGCCCTCCGCCGCGCTCTAG ATAACTTGAGTGGCAGCATAGATGAACCAGTGGAAGATGGGGACACTGCTCTTCATCTTGCTTGTCTCTATGGCTATCTACCTTGTGTCCAG CTATTGTTGGAAAGAGGAGCTAGCTTGGAGGTCAAGGATCAAGATGGGGCAATTCCTCTGCATGATGCATGTGCAAGCG GATTTACGGAGATAGTTGAAGTTCTAATTAACAGCACCAGCAATCCAGAGGCCGTGAAGAGAGTGCTAGAATCAGTTGATGTTGAAGGTGATACT GCCCCAAGTGAGCTGGCTGATCCTAATACAGAAGCTAGGAGAATTCTCGAAGCTGCTGCCAATGCCATGTAA